Proteins found in one Rhodobacteraceae bacterium D3-12 genomic segment:
- a CDS encoding ABC transporter permease: MDILNIFLSESFWAASLRIASPLIFGVLGALLCERAGVLNLGIEGIFVVGAMTGWMAVWLGAGLWTGVLIAALAGALFGLFHAILTVPLGLSQHVSGLGITLFATSVASYTYRTALPQVSSPPRIEPFRALDIPVLSDLPFFGPVLFQQTAMTWLALLMVVIVWWVMNRTALGVAIKAVGDSPDAVNAQGLSVMKLRMGAVVAGSALMALGGAFLTMSAFDAFFFGMVNGRGWICIALVIFASWQPGKALLGALLFGMFDALQVRLQTEAGAFIPGQVFLMIPYILSIIALVIVARRADYPRALLVPWRKGQR; this comes from the coding sequence ATGGATATTCTCAACATCTTCTTATCCGAGAGCTTTTGGGCGGCGAGTTTGCGCATTGCGTCGCCGTTGATATTCGGCGTCTTGGGTGCGCTGTTGTGTGAGCGGGCCGGGGTTTTGAACCTTGGGATCGAGGGGATTTTCGTGGTCGGTGCGATGACCGGCTGGATGGCTGTGTGGCTGGGCGCGGGGCTTTGGACCGGCGTGTTGATCGCGGCGCTGGCCGGGGCATTGTTCGGGCTGTTCCATGCAATCTTGACGGTGCCGTTGGGCCTGTCGCAGCATGTATCGGGCCTTGGGATCACGTTGTTTGCGACCTCGGTCGCGAGTTACACCTATCGCACCGCCTTGCCACAGGTCAGTTCGCCGCCGCGGATTGAGCCGTTCCGGGCGCTGGATATTCCGGTGCTGAGCGATTTGCCGTTCTTCGGGCCGGTGTTGTTTCAACAGACGGCGATGACGTGGTTGGCGCTGTTGATGGTTGTGATCGTCTGGTGGGTGATGAACCGCACCGCGTTGGGCGTGGCGATCAAGGCGGTGGGCGACAGCCCCGATGCGGTGAACGCGCAAGGCCTGTCGGTGATGAAGCTGCGCATGGGCGCAGTGGTGGCGGGGTCGGCTTTGATGGCTCTGGGCGGGGCGTTTTTGACGATGAGCGCCTTTGATGCGTTCTTTTTCGGCATGGTGAACGGGCGCGGCTGGATTTGCATCGCCTTGGTGATTTTTGCGAGCTGGCAGCCGGGCAAAGCGTTGTTGGGCGCGTTGCTGTTCGGGATGTTCGATGCGTTGCAGGTCAGGTTGCAGACCGAGGCGGGGGCGTTCATTCCGGGGCAGGTGTTCTTGATGATCCCCTATATTCTGTCGATTATCGCGCTGGTCATTGTGGCGCGGAGGGCGGATTATCCACGAGCGTTGTTGGTGCCGTGGCGCAAGGGGCAGCGGTAG
- a CDS encoding ABC transporter permease yields the protein MMEIVPRENTSRVVQALVPVIAAVVALILAAIPLMAAGAPVFPAYAQMFKGVFGSMFTFTEMLTRATPLIFTGLAAAVAFRAKLWNIGGEGQLYLGALAAVWIGTGMVDGPAALMIPLVVLAGAIAGGLGMLFPAILKTRFGADEVVTSLLLNFIILIFVQMMLEGPFKDPMGLGWPQSEPIIDAAVLPQLMARMRIHAGLILALVAAVIAWVVMTKTVWGLKLRAVGENRAAARHAGLGVNKVFLAVAMVSGGLAGLAGVSEVAGLKGYLTADLSPGFGYTGIIVAMLARLNPAGVVLAALYVASVFVGADSMSRAMGVSSFLADLTVSMSLICVLLGSFFASYKVRFARRAAA from the coding sequence ATGATGGAGATCGTTCCAAGAGAGAACACCTCGCGCGTGGTGCAGGCGTTGGTGCCGGTGATTGCGGCGGTGGTCGCGCTGATCCTTGCGGCGATCCCTTTGATGGCGGCGGGGGCGCCGGTGTTTCCGGCCTATGCGCAGATGTTCAAGGGCGTTTTCGGCTCGATGTTCACCTTTACCGAGATGCTGACGCGGGCGACGCCGCTGATCTTTACCGGATTGGCGGCGGCGGTGGCCTTTCGTGCCAAGCTTTGGAATATCGGCGGCGAGGGGCAGTTATACCTCGGGGCGCTGGCGGCTGTTTGGATTGGCACGGGGATGGTGGACGGGCCGGCGGCGTTGATGATCCCGCTGGTGGTGCTGGCGGGAGCGATTGCGGGCGGGTTGGGGATGCTGTTTCCGGCCATTTTGAAAACGCGGTTTGGCGCGGATGAGGTTGTGACTTCGCTTCTGCTCAACTTCATCATCCTGATTTTCGTGCAAATGATGCTGGAGGGGCCGTTCAAAGACCCGATGGGCCTTGGCTGGCCCCAATCCGAGCCGATCATCGACGCGGCGGTGTTGCCGCAACTGATGGCGCGGATGCGGATACATGCGGGGTTGATCCTTGCGCTGGTGGCGGCGGTAATCGCCTGGGTGGTGATGACAAAAACCGTCTGGGGGTTGAAGCTGCGTGCGGTGGGGGAAAACCGGGCGGCGGCGCGGCACGCGGGGCTGGGCGTGAACAAGGTTTTCCTCGCCGTGGCGATGGTGTCGGGCGGATTGGCCGGGCTGGCCGGGGTGAGCGAAGTGGCCGGGTTGAAAGGCTATCTGACCGCCGATCTGTCGCCGGGGTTCGGATACACGGGCATCATCGTGGCGATGCTGGCGCGGCTTAATCCCGCCGGTGTGGTGCTGGCCGCGCTCTATGTGGCGAGCGTGTTTGTCGGTGCAGACAGCATGAGCCGGGCGATGGGCGTGTCGAGCTTCCTCGCCGATCTGACGGTGTCGATGTCGTTGATTTGCGTGCTGCTGGGGAGCTTCTTTGCCTCTTATAAGGTGCGGTTTGCACGGCGGGCGGCGGCATGA
- a CDS encoding ABC transporter ATP-binding protein, which produces MTKAPVLALRGMTKRFGSVVAADAIDLDLGKGEVLALLGENGAGKTTLMNMLFGQYVPDEGAVHVWDEGGEKVLPAGQPQAAIDARIGMVHQHFTLAENLSVLDSVVLGTESLWRLFRERDAAREKLAALMERSGLHVPLDAKIGDLSVGERQRVEILKALYRDVRILVLDEPTAVLTPQEADTLFEAVRGMVDDGLSVIFISHKLREVLAFSDRIAVLRHGKKTGEMVTAEADANAIIRMMVGEDHAMPEREAGVPGDVVLRLNKVSVAPGREMRALRDVSLELCGGEIIGIAGVSGNGQSAFAQLLSGLITPEAGEIEIAGEVHKKMTPKDALRAGIGRIPEDRHHDGVVGALSVAENLVMERLDAPDVARAGFLRKGEIAAHAEDLCAQYDVRGPGIEAEAKLLSGGNIQKLILARVLENSPGIILANQPTRGLDFRAAAEVSRRLLEARDRGAGVILISEDLDEVLSLADRICVMHDGHLQETPSRDRAEIGYLMAGQSAGQTAGSAA; this is translated from the coding sequence ATGACGAAAGCTCCGGTTCTTGCCTTGCGCGGGATGACCAAGCGGTTCGGCTCGGTCGTGGCGGCGGATGCGATTGATCTTGATCTCGGCAAGGGCGAGGTTTTGGCGCTTTTGGGTGAAAATGGCGCGGGCAAGACCACATTGATGAACATGCTGTTCGGGCAATATGTGCCCGATGAGGGTGCGGTCCATGTCTGGGACGAGGGCGGCGAGAAAGTGCTGCCCGCCGGTCAGCCGCAGGCGGCGATTGATGCGCGGATTGGCATGGTCCATCAGCACTTCACGCTGGCCGAGAACTTGAGCGTTTTGGATTCGGTCGTTTTGGGGACTGAGAGCCTTTGGCGGCTGTTTCGCGAGCGGGATGCGGCGAGAGAGAAGCTGGCTGCGTTGATGGAGCGGTCGGGGCTGCATGTGCCGCTGGATGCGAAGATCGGGGATTTGTCGGTGGGCGAGCGTCAGCGGGTCGAGATCCTGAAGGCGTTGTATCGCGACGTGCGTATTCTGGTGCTGGACGAGCCGACCGCCGTGTTGACGCCGCAAGAGGCGGACACGTTGTTTGAGGCTGTGCGCGGCATGGTAGATGATGGGCTGTCGGTGATTTTCATTTCCCACAAGTTGCGGGAAGTTTTGGCGTTTTCCGACCGGATCGCCGTGTTGCGCCATGGCAAAAAGACTGGCGAGATGGTGACAGCCGAGGCCGATGCCAATGCGATCATCCGCATGATGGTTGGCGAAGATCACGCCATGCCGGAGCGCGAGGCCGGGGTGCCGGGCGATGTGGTGTTGCGGCTGAACAAGGTGAGCGTGGCGCCGGGCAGGGAGATGCGGGCACTGCGCGATGTCTCGCTTGAGCTGTGCGGCGGTGAGATTATCGGCATCGCGGGCGTGTCGGGCAACGGGCAGAGCGCGTTTGCGCAGCTTTTGTCGGGGCTGATCACGCCAGAGGCCGGAGAGATCGAGATCGCCGGTGAGGTCCACAAGAAGATGACCCCGAAGGATGCGTTGCGCGCCGGGATCGGGCGCATCCCGGAGGACCGCCATCATGACGGCGTTGTTGGCGCGTTGAGCGTGGCGGAGAACCTTGTGATGGAACGGCTGGACGCGCCGGATGTGGCGCGCGCGGGGTTCTTGCGCAAGGGTGAGATTGCCGCCCATGCCGAAGACCTATGCGCCCAATACGATGTGCGCGGGCCGGGGATTGAGGCCGAGGCGAAGCTGTTGTCGGGCGGGAATATCCAGAAGCTGATCCTTGCGCGGGTGTTGGAGAACAGCCCCGGAATAATTCTGGCGAACCAGCCGACGCGGGGCTTGGATTTTCGCGCCGCTGCCGAAGTGTCACGCCGCTTGCTTGAGGCAAGGGACCGGGGCGCGGGGGTGATCCTGATCTCGGAAGATCTGGATGAGGTGTTGTCGCTCGCGGACCGGATCTGTGTGATGCATGACGGGCATCTGCAAGAAACGCCAAGCCGCGACCGGGCCGAGATTGGATATTTGATGGCCGGACAAAGCGCAGGACAAACCGCGGGGTCGGCGGCATGA
- a CDS encoding BMP family protein: MTTFSMTRRAMLALTAAAGVAGATGVAAAEKVKVAAIYTLPVEQQWISRIHKALNAAAARGEIDYVFSENVANTDYERVMREYAEAGHQLIVGEVFGLERAARKVAKDYPETGFLMGSSFGPVAPNFSVFDNWIHEPSYLSGMIAGSLTKSNKIGMVGGYAIPEVNRLMNAFMDGARAVNPEVKFLVNFIDSWYDPPKAKESAFAMMDAGADIMYAERFGVSDAAVERGVKAIGNVVDTSADYPDTILASAIWHMEPTIGRAIGAVAGGTFEAADYGQYSFMGYGGGSLVADDKLVPADVMKAVKEKETEIRDGLFRVNVNDAAPVSDG, translated from the coding sequence ATGACGACGTTTTCTATGACACGGCGGGCGATGCTGGCCCTGACTGCGGCGGCGGGGGTGGCAGGGGCCACCGGCGTGGCGGCGGCCGAGAAGGTGAAAGTGGCGGCGATTTACACGCTGCCGGTGGAACAGCAGTGGATTAGCCGGATTCACAAGGCGCTGAATGCCGCCGCGGCGCGGGGCGAGATCGACTATGTTTTCTCGGAGAACGTGGCCAACACCGATTATGAGCGGGTGATGCGCGAATATGCCGAAGCCGGGCACCAGTTGATCGTGGGCGAGGTGTTTGGCCTTGAACGCGCGGCGCGTAAAGTGGCCAAGGATTACCCCGAAACCGGGTTCCTTATGGGGTCGAGCTTTGGCCCGGTTGCGCCGAATTTCAGCGTGTTCGACAACTGGATTCACGAGCCGTCCTATTTGAGCGGGATGATCGCCGGGTCGCTGACGAAATCCAACAAGATCGGCATGGTCGGTGGCTATGCCATTCCCGAGGTGAACCGCTTGATGAACGCCTTTATGGACGGGGCGCGGGCGGTGAACCCGGAGGTCAAGTTCTTGGTTAACTTCATTGACAGCTGGTACGATCCGCCCAAGGCCAAGGAGAGCGCCTTTGCCATGATGGATGCCGGTGCGGACATCATGTATGCCGAGCGCTTTGGCGTGTCGGATGCCGCCGTGGAGCGCGGCGTGAAGGCGATTGGCAACGTGGTCGACACATCGGCGGATTACCCCGATACGATCCTTGCCTCGGCGATTTGGCATATGGAGCCGACGATTGGTCGCGCGATTGGCGCCGTGGCCGGGGGCACGTTTGAGGCCGCCGATTACGGGCAATACAGCTTTATGGGCTATGGCGGTGGATCGCTTGTGGCCGATGACAAGCTGGTGCCGGCGGATGTGATGAAAGCCGTGAAAGAGAAAGAAACCGAGATTCGCGATGGGCTGTTCCGGGTCAATGTGAATGACGCGGCGCCGGTTTCGGACGGTTGA
- a CDS encoding SLC13 family permease has product MGLFEMSQTAQAVITLGVVVAMFVLFLREIYPTEVVAMTGMGVLLALGVLPYDAALDVLSNPAPWTIAAMFIVMGALVRTGALDAFTRMADAQARTNPRLAIALLLGFVILASAVVSNTPVVVVMIPVFVQLARTLGLKASKLLIPLSYAAILGGTLTLIGTSTNLLVDGVARAQGMAAFSIFEVTPLGIILVIWGMIYLRFIGPMLLPDRDSMAMLLSDRSKMKFFSEVVIPPESELIGQEVTGVQLFKRAGVRLVDVLRGDASLRRNMAGVVLEVGDRVVLRTEMAELLSLQQDKNLRPVDQVSAVETTTVEVLITPGCKMVGRSLGNLRLRRRYGVYPLAVHRKNQNIGRQLDDLVVRVGDTLLLEGAPADIQRLSVDMDMVDVSHPSERAFRRQHAPVAIIALVALVALAGFGVAPIFLLAVLAVVTVLITRCIDADEAFSFIDGRLLALIFSMLGIGAALEASGAVKLIVGAIAPYLMLLPAALIVWAVYLLTSLLTEMVSNNAVAVVVTPIAIGLAEAMGVDARPLVVAVMVAASASFATPIGYQTNMLVYGPGGYKFADFLRVGVPLNLSIGLLASAIIPFLWPL; this is encoded by the coding sequence ATGGGTCTTTTCGAAATGTCGCAGACTGCGCAGGCGGTTATCACGCTGGGCGTGGTGGTGGCGATGTTCGTGCTGTTCCTTCGCGAGATTTATCCCACCGAAGTTGTGGCGATGACGGGCATGGGGGTTTTGCTGGCGCTGGGGGTGTTGCCCTATGATGCGGCGCTGGATGTGTTGTCGAACCCGGCGCCGTGGACGATTGCGGCGATGTTCATTGTGATGGGAGCATTGGTGCGGACCGGGGCGCTGGATGCGTTCACGCGGATGGCGGATGCGCAGGCGCGCACCAACCCGCGGCTGGCGATTGCTCTGTTGTTGGGGTTTGTCATTCTGGCCAGCGCGGTGGTGAGCAATACGCCGGTGGTGGTGGTGATGATCCCGGTGTTTGTGCAACTGGCGCGGACTTTGGGGTTGAAGGCCTCCAAGCTGTTGATCCCGCTGAGTTATGCGGCCATTCTGGGCGGCACGCTGACCTTGATCGGGACCTCGACGAACCTGTTGGTGGACGGTGTGGCGCGGGCGCAGGGGATGGCGGCGTTTTCGATTTTCGAGGTGACGCCTCTTGGGATCATTCTGGTGATTTGGGGGATGATCTATTTGCGGTTCATCGGGCCGATGTTGCTGCCGGATCGCGACAGTATGGCGATGCTGCTATCCGACCGTTCAAAGATGAAGTTTTTCAGCGAGGTGGTGATCCCGCCGGAGAGCGAGTTGATCGGGCAGGAAGTGACCGGGGTGCAGCTGTTCAAACGGGCCGGTGTGCGGCTGGTGGATGTGCTGCGCGGGGATGCTTCGTTGCGGCGGAACATGGCCGGGGTCGTTCTGGAGGTGGGTGACCGGGTGGTTTTGCGCACCGAGATGGCCGAGCTGTTGAGCCTGCAACAGGACAAGAACCTGCGCCCTGTCGATCAGGTGAGCGCGGTGGAGACGACAACGGTTGAGGTTCTGATCACGCCGGGGTGCAAGATGGTCGGGCGCAGCCTTGGCAATCTGCGGCTGCGGCGGCGCTATGGGGTGTATCCGCTGGCGGTCCATCGCAAGAACCAGAACATCGGGCGGCAGCTTGATGATCTGGTGGTGCGGGTGGGCGACACGCTTTTGCTCGAAGGGGCACCGGCGGATATTCAACGTCTGTCGGTGGATATGGACATGGTCGATGTCTCGCACCCGTCCGAGCGGGCATTTCGCCGCCAGCACGCGCCGGTGGCGATTATCGCGCTTGTCGCTTTGGTGGCTTTGGCCGGGTTTGGTGTGGCGCCGATTTTCCTGTTGGCGGTGTTGGCGGTGGTGACCGTTCTGATCACCCGCTGCATCGACGCGGACGAGGCGTTTTCCTTTATCGACGGGCGCTTGCTTGCGCTGATCTTTTCGATGCTGGGGATCGGGGCGGCGTTGGAGGCATCGGGCGCGGTCAAACTGATCGTTGGGGCGATTGCGCCTTATCTTATGCTGTTGCCTGCGGCGTTGATCGTTTGGGCGGTGTATCTGTTGACCAGCCTGCTGACCGAGATGGTCAGCAACAACGCGGTGGCCGTGGTGGTGACGCCGATTGCCATCGGCTTGGCCGAGGCGATGGGCGTGGATGCGCGGCCATTGGTTGTGGCGGTCATGGTCGCGGCGAGCGCGAGTTTTGCCACGCCGATCGGCTATCAGACCAACATGTTGGTCTATGGGCCGGGGGGCTATAAGTTTGCCGATTTCCTGCGCGTTGGTGTGCCCTTGAACCTGTCGATCGGATTGCTTGCGAGCGCGATTATTCCGTTTCTGTGGCCGCTGTAG
- a CDS encoding RidA family protein, whose protein sequence is MSDARRIIPKALRGVYNNWHFAPAVEAEGLIFCSGIIGTSTDGNKPQASGSVGGSASGLEGAEAVTADGENGLAALVAVRDPVAQFETAFEALEAILIEAGAGLADVVEITSYHVDMARHMEAFMAVKDRYLLEPYPAWSAIGVAELIVPGGLVELRAVAKVPSA, encoded by the coding sequence ATGAGCGACGCGCGACGGATTATCCCCAAGGCGCTTAGGGGTGTTTACAACAACTGGCATTTCGCCCCGGCGGTTGAGGCCGAGGGGCTGATTTTCTGCTCTGGCATCATTGGCACCAGCACGGATGGCAACAAACCCCAAGCCAGCGGGTCGGTCGGCGGTTCGGCCAGTGGGTTGGAGGGGGCCGAAGCGGTGACAGCGGATGGCGAGAACGGGTTGGCCGCCTTGGTGGCTGTGCGCGATCCGGTGGCACAATTCGAGACCGCGTTCGAGGCGCTTGAGGCGATATTGATCGAAGCGGGTGCCGGCTTGGCCGATGTTGTCGAGATCACCAGCTATCATGTCGATATGGCGCGTCACATGGAGGCGTTCATGGCGGTCAAGGATCGCTATCTTTTGGAGCCATACCCGGCGTGGAGCGCGATTGGCGTGGCCGAGTTGATTGTGCCCGGCGGATTGGTGGAATTGCGGGCAGTGGCGAAGGTGCCGAGCGCCTAA
- a CDS encoding AraC family transcriptional regulator — protein MDDPNMVSFPLPLMTATLLLGVAVLVWGLELGARRANVMFVGLLGLCAIEAVLVGVRFGYGEERLVPLQRVLPMYLGPMIYLSFVSLTVGAARFWRLAVFHLVVPVVILGAFWLWVDDLRQLDWLISASYLVYIAALFMLWRRGPDGLSYAHVEATRGLSNGILRGVGILGFVLLLDTAIALDFMMNRGANAATLITYGSVPLIVIMLAALITIPRMVQAPQVAPAKAPASRGGEAEIEARLCDLMRQEQLFLDPDITVQRLARRMHLPVRVLSAAVNRETGKNVSQYVNDFRLEHAAAMLVQGQDSVAKIAAQSGFLTRSNFYREFQRVYGVSPVEYRTAAQG, from the coding sequence ATGGACGACCCGAATATGGTCAGTTTCCCGCTGCCGTTGATGACGGCGACCCTGTTGCTGGGGGTTGCTGTGCTGGTTTGGGGGCTTGAATTGGGGGCGCGTCGGGCGAATGTCATGTTTGTCGGGTTGCTTGGGTTATGTGCCATTGAAGCGGTTCTGGTTGGGGTGAGGTTTGGCTATGGCGAGGAGCGGTTGGTGCCGTTGCAGCGCGTGTTGCCGATGTACCTTGGGCCGATGATTTATCTGAGCTTTGTCTCGCTGACGGTTGGGGCGGCGCGGTTTTGGCGGCTTGCTGTGTTTCACCTTGTTGTGCCGGTTGTGATCCTTGGGGCGTTTTGGCTGTGGGTGGATGATCTGCGGCAGCTCGATTGGCTGATCAGCGCCAGTTATCTGGTGTATATCGCGGCGCTGTTCATGCTGTGGCGGCGGGGCCCTGATGGTTTGAGCTATGCCCATGTCGAGGCGACGCGGGGCCTGTCCAACGGGATATTGCGGGGCGTTGGGATCCTTGGGTTTGTGTTGTTGCTGGACACGGCGATTGCGCTGGATTTCATGATGAACCGGGGCGCGAATGCGGCGACGTTGATCACCTATGGCTCGGTGCCGCTTATCGTTATTATGCTTGCGGCGCTGATCACGATCCCGCGGATGGTGCAGGCCCCGCAGGTCGCGCCCGCCAAGGCGCCCGCGTCGCGCGGTGGCGAGGCCGAGATCGAAGCCAGGCTTTGTGATCTGATGCGGCAGGAGCAGCTGTTTCTGGACCCCGACATCACCGTGCAACGGCTTGCGCGGCGGATGCATCTGCCTGTGCGTGTGCTGTCTGCGGCGGTCAACCGCGAGACGGGGAAGAACGTCTCGCAATATGTGAATGATTTCCGTCTGGAACATGCCGCCGCGATGTTGGTGCAGGGGCAAGACAGCGTTGCCAAGATTGCGGCGCAGTCGGGGTTTTTGACGCGGTCGAATTTTTACCGGGAGTTTCAGCGGGTCTATGGCGTGTCGCCGGTTGAATACAGGACGGCTGCGCAGGGCTGA
- a CDS encoding TIGR00282 family metallophosphoesterase produces the protein MKILFLGDVMGRAGRKGVSEGLKRLREAWRVDFVVVNGENASNGMGLTGEHAKLLLDAGADCVTLGDHAFDQKDMLQFIENEPRVIRPLNFAKGAPGRGAKVFEDRRGRKILVTQVLGQVFMKRAYHDPFSEIEQALKPYPLGGAVQAVLVDMHCEATSEKMAMGHWCDGRASLVVGTHTHVPTSDAQILPGGTGYQTDAGMCGDYDSVIGMEKAEPMRRFVTGMTKSRFTPASGEATLSGVYVETDDKTGKTTRIEMVRQGGRLSQCGPDA, from the coding sequence ATGAAGATACTTTTTTTAGGCGATGTGATGGGCCGGGCGGGGCGCAAGGGGGTTTCTGAGGGCCTCAAGCGGCTGCGCGAGGCGTGGCGGGTGGATTTTGTCGTGGTTAACGGTGAGAACGCCTCTAACGGGATGGGGCTTACCGGGGAGCACGCGAAGCTGTTGCTGGACGCCGGGGCGGATTGCGTGACGCTGGGCGATCATGCTTTCGACCAGAAAGATATGCTGCAATTCATCGAGAATGAGCCGCGCGTTATCCGGCCGCTCAACTTTGCCAAAGGCGCGCCGGGGCGCGGGGCGAAGGTGTTTGAAGACCGGCGCGGGCGCAAGATTTTGGTGACGCAGGTGTTGGGGCAGGTGTTTATGAAACGCGCCTATCACGACCCGTTTTCCGAGATCGAACAGGCGCTGAAACCTTACCCTTTGGGCGGGGCGGTGCAGGCGGTCTTGGTGGACATGCATTGCGAGGCGACCTCGGAAAAGATGGCTATGGGGCATTGGTGTGATGGCCGCGCGAGCCTTGTTGTGGGCACGCATACCCATGTGCCGACCAGCGATGCACAGATCCTTCCGGGGGGGACGGGATACCAGACCGATGCGGGGATGTGCGGCGATTATGACAGCGTGATCGGCATGGAAAAAGCCGAGCCGATGCGCCGCTTTGTCACCGGGATGACCAAGTCGCGGTTCACCCCTGCGAGCGGTGAGGCGACCCTGTCGGGGGTTTATGTCGAGACCGATGACAAGACCGGCAAAACGACCCGGATCGAGATGGTGCGGCAGGGTGGTCGGTTGAGCCAATGCGGGCCAGACGCCTGA